The Bradyrhizobium sp. WBAH42 genome includes a window with the following:
- the pobA gene encoding 4-hydroxybenzoate 3-monooxygenase has product MKVQVCIIGGGPSGLLLSQLLHLKGIDTILLEKYSRDYVLARIRAGVLEHGFAKLMREAQCGERMDREGEIHNGFEIAHDGVLSHIDLHKHSGGNSVLVYGQTELTRDLYEARDRVGGKVVHNAEDVTPHDLTSDRPYVTYRSNGQTIRVDCDYVVGADGFHGVSRKSIPKDVLREYEKVYPFGWLGVLSRTKPVSPELIYVKHERGFALCSLRSQVLSRYYIQVPLTDKVEDWSDDAFWAELKRRLPDEVAGRLITGPSIEKSIAPLRSFVAEPMSYGRLFLAGDAAHIVPPTGARGLNSAASDIYYLYHALLAHYQSGDDAGLKGYSAKALARIWKAQRFSWWMTMMLHRFPDRIEYEDRLQQTELDYLLSSETAQRLLAENYTGLPF; this is encoded by the coding sequence ATGAAAGTTCAGGTCTGTATCATCGGCGGTGGGCCGTCCGGGCTGCTGCTGTCCCAGCTGCTGCACCTCAAGGGCATCGACACCATCCTGCTGGAGAAATACAGCCGCGACTACGTGCTGGCCCGGATCCGCGCCGGCGTGCTCGAGCACGGCTTTGCGAAGCTGATGCGCGAGGCGCAGTGCGGCGAGCGGATGGACCGCGAGGGCGAGATCCACAACGGCTTCGAGATCGCCCATGACGGCGTGCTGTCCCATATCGACCTGCACAAGCATTCCGGCGGCAATTCGGTGCTGGTCTACGGCCAGACCGAGCTGACGCGCGACCTCTACGAGGCGCGCGACCGGGTCGGCGGCAAGGTCGTGCACAATGCCGAGGACGTCACGCCGCATGATCTGACGTCGGATCGGCCCTACGTGACGTATCGCTCGAACGGGCAGACGATCCGCGTCGATTGCGACTACGTCGTCGGCGCCGATGGTTTCCATGGCGTCAGCCGCAAGTCGATCCCGAAGGACGTGCTGCGCGAATATGAGAAGGTCTATCCGTTCGGCTGGCTCGGCGTGCTGTCGCGCACGAAGCCGGTATCGCCCGAGCTGATCTACGTGAAGCACGAGCGCGGCTTTGCGCTGTGCTCGCTGCGCTCGCAAGTGCTGAGCCGCTATTACATCCAGGTGCCACTGACGGACAAGGTGGAGGACTGGAGCGACGATGCGTTCTGGGCCGAGCTGAAGCGCCGCCTGCCGGACGAGGTCGCAGGCCGCCTGATCACGGGGCCGTCGATCGAGAAGAGCATCGCGCCATTGCGCAGCTTCGTCGCCGAACCGATGAGCTACGGCCGCCTGTTCCTCGCCGGCGATGCCGCGCACATCGTGCCTCCGACCGGCGCGCGCGGGCTGAACAGCGCTGCGTCCGACATCTATTATCTCTATCACGCGCTGCTCGCGCATTATCAGAGCGGCGACGATGCCGGTCTCAAGGGCTATTCCGCCAAGGCGCTCGCGCGGATCTGGAAGGCACAACGCTTCTCCTGGTGGATGACGATGATGCTGCACCGCTTCCCCGACCGCATCGAATATGAGGATCGGCTGCAGCAGACCGAGCTCGACTACCTGCTCTCGTCCGAGACGGCGCAGCGGCTGCTCGCGGAGAACTATACGGGGCTGCCGTTTTAA
- a CDS encoding helix-turn-helix domain-containing protein, which produces MEGFAFVLYYSNMSSAAPAPAIRVYNLFGESGDLPDVVHCETIASRSVLHDWTLAVHRHARLHQVLLIERGGGEATLDGRVVPLRPMQIVNVPVGHVHGFRFEPDTQGWVLTIAAEILDEALLAAEGLRGALSRSAVVRGTPQIRATMKQIFAEHAARDFGRAHVLRALSSAMIGLVARALTGESGGNGTAESGLFRRFEALLEQHHLERWSVADYARALSVTPTHLNRITRAATGDTASHLILNRLIREARRNLVYTNLPVSTIAYALGFDDPAYFSRVYAAATGVSPRAFRARLHGGEG; this is translated from the coding sequence ATGGAGGGTTTCGCCTTTGTCTTGTACTATTCGAACATGAGCAGCGCGGCCCCCGCCCCGGCAATCCGGGTCTACAATCTGTTCGGCGAGTCCGGCGATCTGCCTGACGTCGTGCATTGCGAGACGATCGCGTCGCGTTCGGTGCTGCACGACTGGACGCTGGCCGTGCACCGCCATGCCCGCTTGCACCAGGTGTTGCTGATCGAGCGCGGTGGCGGCGAGGCGACACTCGACGGGCGCGTGGTGCCGCTGAGGCCGATGCAGATCGTCAACGTGCCGGTCGGCCACGTCCACGGCTTCCGCTTCGAGCCCGATACGCAAGGATGGGTGTTGACCATCGCCGCGGAGATTCTCGACGAAGCGCTGCTCGCCGCCGAGGGCCTGCGCGGGGCGCTGTCGCGGTCGGCGGTGGTGCGCGGCACGCCGCAGATCCGCGCCACGATGAAGCAGATTTTCGCCGAGCACGCCGCGCGCGACTTCGGCCGTGCGCATGTGCTCCGCGCCCTGTCGTCGGCCATGATCGGGCTGGTGGCGCGCGCGCTCACGGGCGAGAGCGGCGGCAACGGCACCGCGGAAAGCGGGTTGTTCCGCCGCTTCGAGGCGCTGCTGGAGCAGCATCATCTGGAGCGCTGGAGCGTCGCCGACTATGCCAGAGCGCTGTCGGTGACACCGACGCATCTCAACCGGATCACGCGGGCGGCGACCGGGGACACCGCCTCGCATCTGATCCTCAACCGCCTGATCCGCGAGGCGCGGCGCAACCTCGTCTACACCAACCTGCCGGTCTCGACGATCGCCTACGCCCTCGGCTTCGACGACCCCGCCTATTTCAGCCGGGTCTACGCCGCCGCCACGGGCGTGTCGCCACGCGCGTTTCGCGCGCGGCTCCATGGCGGCGAAGGCTGA
- a CDS encoding NYN domain-containing protein encodes MSSLGKSALFIDGSNFHATAKALGFEIDYRRLLCEFQSRATLLRAFYYTTIIEDQEYSSIRPLIDWLDYNGFTVVTKLTKEFVDPATGRRKVKGSMDVDLAVSAMELAQHVDQIVLCSGDGDFRSLVEALQRRGVRVTVVSTLSTQPPMVADDLRRQADAFIDLVELKPKVGRDPPDRPGSREVRQPPQFLARGTIKRDDRVE; translated from the coding sequence ATGTCTTCGCTTGGGAAGAGTGCGCTCTTCATCGACGGCTCCAATTTCCATGCCACCGCCAAGGCGCTCGGCTTCGAGATCGATTACAGACGCCTGCTCTGTGAATTTCAAAGCCGCGCTACGCTGTTACGCGCCTTCTACTACACGACCATCATCGAGGATCAGGAATATTCGTCGATCCGCCCCTTGATCGATTGGCTCGACTACAACGGGTTCACCGTCGTCACCAAGCTCACCAAGGAATTCGTCGACCCCGCTACCGGCCGCCGCAAGGTGAAGGGCAGCATGGATGTCGACCTCGCCGTGAGCGCGATGGAGCTCGCCCAGCACGTCGATCAGATCGTGTTGTGCTCGGGCGATGGTGACTTCCGTTCGCTGGTCGAGGCCTTGCAACGCCGCGGTGTCCGCGTGACCGTCGTCTCCACACTCTCCACTCAGCCGCCCATGGTCGCCGACGACCTGCGCCGGCAGGCGGACGCATTCATTGATTTGGTGGAGCTGAAACCAAAAGTGGGGCGCGATCCACCCGATCGGCCGGGATCGCGCGAGGTGCGACAGCCGCCGCAATTCCTCGCGCGCGGAACGATCAAGCGCGACGACCGGGTGGAATGA
- the pcaG gene encoding protocatechuate 3,4-dioxygenase subunit alpha — protein MPQPLNYLKETASQTAGPYVHIGLIPAMAGFDIFEKNFSNVLVTPNTKGERITLEGKVLDGAGTPLRDVLLEIWQANAAGRYNHPADRSAGALDDEFRGWGRAGSDFDSGLVTFETIKPGAITDRAGRKCAPHVNIWIVARGINIGLNTRLYFSDEEAANAADPVLNLVEQPMRRKTLIATRSERAGKIVYAFTINLQGPEETVFFDV, from the coding sequence ATGCCGCAGCCGCTCAACTATCTCAAGGAAACCGCCTCGCAGACCGCCGGGCCTTACGTCCATATCGGCCTGATCCCGGCCATGGCCGGCTTCGACATCTTCGAGAAGAACTTCTCCAACGTGCTGGTGACGCCGAATACAAAGGGCGAGCGCATCACGCTGGAGGGCAAGGTGCTCGACGGCGCCGGCACGCCGCTACGCGACGTGCTGCTGGAGATCTGGCAGGCCAATGCGGCCGGCCGCTACAACCATCCGGCCGATCGCTCGGCCGGCGCGCTGGACGACGAGTTTCGCGGCTGGGGCCGCGCCGGGTCTGACTTCGACAGCGGCCTCGTCACCTTCGAGACCATCAAGCCGGGCGCGATCACCGACAGGGCGGGACGCAAATGCGCGCCGCACGTCAATATCTGGATCGTCGCGCGCGGCATCAACATCGGCCTCAACACCCGGCTCTATTTCTCGGACGAGGAGGCCGCCAACGCCGCCGATCCCGTGCTCAACCTGGTCGAGCAGCCGATGCGCCGCAAGACATTGATCGCAACCCGCAGCGAGCGCGCCGGCAAAATCGTGTACGCCTTCACGATCAATCTGCAGGGGCCGGAGGAGACGGTGTTCTTCGACGTGTGA
- the pcaH gene encoding protocatechuate 3,4-dioxygenase subunit beta, translating to MNAQAPALRDPRLNRPEPFTPPLGDGGFFQRDRAIHPPAHAPGYKSSVLRSPRQSLLSLENSISEMSGPVFGHNDLGPLDNDLIRNYAKDGDPVGERIIVHGRVLDETGRGIPNTLVEFWQANAGGRYRHKKDTYLAPIDPNFGGCGRALTDDTGYYYFRTVKPGPYPWRNYVNSWRPAHIHFSVFGSGFAQRLITQMYFEGDPLIPVCPILTTIPDKDALDRLVAPLDLNASTPFDSLAYRFDIVLRGQRSTYFENRTAGN from the coding sequence ATGAATGCCCAGGCGCCAGCCTTGCGGGATCCCCGCCTCAACCGTCCCGAGCCGTTCACGCCGCCGCTCGGCGACGGCGGCTTCTTCCAGCGCGACCGCGCGATCCATCCGCCGGCACATGCGCCAGGCTACAAGTCCTCGGTGCTGCGCTCGCCGCGCCAGTCGCTGCTGTCCCTTGAGAACTCGATCTCGGAGATGTCAGGGCCGGTGTTCGGGCACAATGATCTCGGCCCGCTCGACAACGATTTGATCCGCAATTACGCCAAGGACGGCGATCCCGTCGGCGAGCGGATCATCGTCCACGGCCGCGTGCTGGACGAGACCGGCCGCGGCATTCCGAACACGCTCGTCGAGTTCTGGCAGGCCAATGCGGGCGGCCGCTACCGGCACAAGAAGGACACCTATCTGGCGCCGATCGATCCGAATTTCGGCGGCTGCGGCCGTGCGCTCACCGACGACACCGGGTACTATTATTTCCGCACCGTGAAGCCGGGCCCCTATCCCTGGCGCAACTACGTCAACAGCTGGCGCCCCGCCCATATCCACTTCTCGGTGTTCGGCTCGGGCTTTGCGCAGCGGCTGATCACGCAGATGTATTTCGAAGGCGACCCGCTGATCCCGGTCTGCCCGATCCTGACGACGATTCCGGACAAGGATGCGCTCGACCGCCTCGTCGCGCCGCTCGACCTCAACGCCTCGACGCCGTTCGACTCGCTCGCCTACCGCTTCGACATCGTGCTGCGCGGCCAGCGCTCCACCTATTTCGAAAATCGCACCGCGGGGAACTAA
- a CDS encoding LysR family transcriptional regulator, whose amino-acid sequence MNYMKEIDHLALDGHALELFLAVLEEGSVTAAATRLGLTQSAVSHALNKLRRIAGDPLFAKSGRGIVATAHAQALAGKARALIDEMRSFAGGVSFAPEEAQLSLTIAANDFQRDLLLPRFFDHVAAQVKSLNLRVIPSQSPSPAMLRENRCDLLITPLPPSGVDIVQKRLLRDHYVCYYDAKARAAPASRNAYLAARHITVVYTDNERLDFDRRLAANGLHRDIAISVPSFSGVPSFLRGSQMLASMPSLLASGVMRGFAQTPIPLASRTKTLAELPMFMVWHQRYQKDPAHRWVRSQLEAVAATAAKS is encoded by the coding sequence ATGAATTACATGAAGGAAATCGATCATTTGGCCCTCGATGGCCACGCCCTCGAACTGTTCCTGGCCGTGCTGGAGGAGGGATCGGTCACGGCGGCGGCGACGCGGCTCGGCCTGACGCAATCGGCCGTCAGCCACGCCCTGAACAAGCTGCGGCGGATCGCCGGCGATCCGCTGTTCGCCAAGTCAGGCCGCGGCATCGTCGCGACGGCTCATGCACAGGCGCTGGCCGGCAAGGCACGCGCGCTGATCGACGAGATGCGCAGCTTTGCCGGCGGCGTCAGCTTCGCGCCGGAGGAGGCTCAGCTGTCGCTGACGATCGCCGCCAACGACTTCCAGCGCGACCTGCTGCTGCCGCGGTTCTTCGATCACGTCGCCGCACAAGTGAAGAGCCTGAACCTGCGCGTGATCCCCTCGCAATCGCCTTCGCCGGCGATGCTGCGCGAGAACCGCTGCGACCTCCTGATCACACCGCTGCCGCCATCGGGCGTCGACATCGTGCAGAAGCGGCTGCTGAGGGATCACTATGTCTGCTACTACGATGCCAAGGCACGTGCCGCGCCGGCCAGCCGCAATGCCTATCTCGCGGCGCGTCACATCACCGTGGTCTACACGGACAATGAGCGGCTCGACTTCGACCGCCGGCTCGCAGCGAACGGGCTTCACCGCGACATCGCGATCTCGGTGCCGAGCTTCTCCGGCGTGCCGTCCTTCCTGCGCGGCTCGCAGATGCTGGCGAGCATGCCGAGCCTGCTCGCCTCCGGCGTGATGCGAGGCTTTGCGCAAACACCGATCCCGCTGGCGTCCCGCACGAAGACCCTGGCCGAGCTGCCGATGTTCATGGTCTGGCACCAGCGCTACCAGAAGGACCCGGCCCATCGCTGGGTCAGGAGCCAGCTCGAGGCCGTCGCTGCGACGGCCGCTAAGTCCTGA
- the pncB gene encoding nicotinate phosphoribosyltransferase — MTVTDIASRTYNHSWRLDPIIRSLLDTDFYKLLMLQMIREDYPDQQVTFSVINRSRHVRLAEIIDEGELRAQLDHARTIRFTKKELIWLAGNTFYGKTHMFSADFIRWLAEFRLPEYELRKVEGQYELHFHGPWTHTTMWEIPALAILNELRSRAAMKGRGRFELDVLYARAKAKLWTKVERLRQLEGLRLSDFGTRRRHGFLWQRWCVEAVKEGLGPSFIGTSNVLLAMDNDLEAIGTNAHELPMVAAALARDDEELRWAPYRILDQWRQTYGGNLLIALPDAFGSKAFLRDAPEWVADWTGFRPDSAPPIQAGEEIIAWWEKKGRNPKDKLLVFSDAMDVGSIEDTYRHFAGRVRLSFGWGTNLTNDFVGCTPDGSISLDPISLVCKVSSVDGRPAVKLSDNPEKATGLPSEIARYLRVFGDAGRVRKPVLV; from the coding sequence ATGACAGTGACTGACATTGCGAGCCGGACCTACAATCACAGCTGGCGGCTGGATCCCATCATCCGCAGCCTGCTTGATACCGACTTCTACAAACTATTGATGTTGCAGATGATTCGGGAGGATTACCCGGATCAGCAGGTGACCTTCTCGGTCATCAACCGCTCGCGCCATGTGCGGCTTGCCGAGATCATCGACGAGGGCGAGCTGCGCGCCCAGCTCGACCATGCCCGCACCATCCGCTTCACCAAGAAAGAGCTGATCTGGCTGGCCGGTAACACCTTCTACGGCAAAACCCATATGTTCTCGGCGGATTTCATCCGCTGGCTGGCGGAATTCCGCCTGCCCGAGTACGAGCTGCGCAAGGTCGAGGGCCAGTACGAGCTGCATTTCCACGGCCCCTGGACCCACACCACGATGTGGGAGATTCCGGCACTTGCGATCCTCAACGAGCTGCGTTCGCGTGCGGCCATGAAGGGCCGCGGCCGCTTCGAGCTCGACGTGCTCTACGCCCGCGCCAAGGCCAAGCTGTGGACCAAGGTCGAACGGCTGCGCCAGCTCGAGGGCCTGCGGCTCTCCGACTTCGGCACGCGCCGCCGTCACGGCTTCCTGTGGCAGCGCTGGTGCGTCGAGGCGGTGAAGGAAGGCCTCGGCCCCTCCTTCATCGGCACCTCCAACGTGCTGCTCGCCATGGACAACGATCTCGAAGCCATCGGCACCAACGCGCACGAGCTGCCGATGGTGGCGGCCGCGCTCGCCAGGGACGACGAGGAATTACGCTGGGCGCCCTACCGCATTCTCGACCAATGGCGCCAGACTTACGGCGGCAACCTCCTGATCGCGCTGCCCGACGCCTTCGGCAGCAAGGCGTTCCTGCGCGATGCGCCGGAATGGGTCGCCGATTGGACCGGCTTCCGCCCCGACAGCGCGCCGCCGATCCAGGCCGGCGAGGAGATCATCGCCTGGTGGGAAAAGAAGGGCCGCAACCCCAAGGACAAGCTGCTCGTCTTTTCCGACGCGATGGATGTCGGCTCGATCGAGGACACCTATCGCCACTTCGCAGGGCGCGTGCGGCTCTCCTTCGGCTGGGGCACCAACCTCACCAACGACTTCGTCGGCTGCACGCCGGACGGCTCGATCAGCCTCGACCCGATCTCGCTGGTCTGCAAGGTCTCGTCGGTCGACGGCCGTCCGGCTGTCAAGCTCTCCGACAATCCGGAGAAGGCGACCGGCCTGCCCTCGGAGATCGCGCGTTACCTGCGCGTGTTCGGCGACGCCGGTCGCGTGCGCAAGCCGGTGCTGGTGTAG
- a CDS encoding GGDEF domain-containing protein → MFRRTAASAEGGNFLHVIKLVLPFVMVVLLQAAIAGFSLEVMSSVRAYVAGEALWSRSQKNAVYFLNLYLHSGEPSQFAQYQASLAVPIGDEFARWALERDPVDVEAARIGFLQGGNHPDDVPGLIWLFRYFNRVSFLQDAIREWAATDPMLLELSVFGEVIRSELEKGPIQDDGRLQVLSSRLSELNAQFTVHAKRFSTVLGEGSRAIKLTLTGINILTAATLILLLIWHTRRLVLQRQSFEDALHAEKERLAWQASHDWLTGLCNRRAFEARLQGELDNVAAGPLGLILLDLDQFKNVNDSCGHLAGDRLLCQVSSLLQRDRRPHDLVARLGGDEFGLILPQCSPSSTVDIAERLRRSLELFSFTWDDRCFAVTASVGVTCIADRDTSLEEAMRRADAACYRAKEKGRNRVQVESGRPDVVVVAPRPREVVAARG, encoded by the coding sequence GTGTTTCGCAGAACAGCGGCGTCGGCGGAGGGCGGCAACTTCCTTCACGTCATCAAGCTCGTCTTGCCTTTCGTGATGGTCGTCCTGCTGCAGGCGGCGATCGCCGGATTCAGCCTCGAGGTGATGTCGTCGGTCCGCGCCTATGTCGCCGGCGAAGCACTCTGGTCACGCTCGCAGAAGAACGCCGTCTATTTCCTCAATCTCTATCTGCATTCGGGCGAACCGAGCCAGTTCGCGCAATATCAGGCTTCACTCGCCGTTCCCATCGGCGACGAGTTCGCGCGCTGGGCGCTGGAGCGCGATCCGGTCGACGTCGAGGCCGCCCGCATCGGCTTCCTGCAAGGCGGCAACCATCCCGACGATGTTCCGGGACTGATCTGGCTGTTTCGCTATTTCAACCGCGTCAGCTTCCTCCAGGACGCGATCAGGGAATGGGCCGCCACCGATCCCATGCTGCTGGAGCTCAGCGTGTTCGGCGAGGTCATCCGATCCGAGCTGGAGAAAGGTCCCATTCAGGACGACGGCCGCCTGCAAGTCCTGTCGTCGCGGCTGTCGGAGCTCAATGCCCAGTTCACGGTGCACGCCAAGCGGTTCTCCACCGTCCTCGGTGAAGGCTCCCGCGCGATCAAGCTGACGCTGACGGGCATCAATATCCTCACCGCCGCGACGCTGATCCTGCTCCTGATCTGGCATACGCGGCGGCTGGTGCTGCAACGGCAGTCATTCGAAGACGCCTTGCATGCCGAGAAGGAGCGCCTGGCCTGGCAGGCATCGCACGATTGGTTGACAGGGCTTTGCAACCGCCGCGCCTTCGAGGCGCGCCTGCAAGGCGAGCTGGACAATGTCGCGGCGGGTCCGCTGGGACTGATCCTGCTCGACCTCGACCAGTTCAAGAACGTCAACGACAGCTGCGGCCATCTCGCGGGCGACCGCCTGCTCTGCCAGGTCTCCAGCCTCCTGCAACGGGACCGGCGGCCGCATGATCTGGTGGCCCGGCTCGGCGGCGATGAGTTTGGCCTGATCCTGCCGCAGTGCTCGCCGTCGAGCACCGTCGACATCGCCGAACGGCTGCGACGATCGCTCGAGCTGTTCAGCTTCACCTGGGACGATCGCTGCTTCGCGGTGACCGCCAGCGTCGGCGTCACCTGCATCGCCGACCGCGATACCTCGCTCGAGGAGGCGATGCGGCGCGCGGATGCCGCCTGCTACCGCGCCAAGGAAAAGGGACGCAACCGTGTCCAGGTCGAGAGCGGACGGCCGGATGTCGTCGTGGTCGCGCCCCGACCGCGCGAGGTCGTCGCTGCACGGGGCTGA
- a CDS encoding autotransporter domain-containing protein: MPWNDLIAPRNIVRATTRRRRALLLSTTIGALGSSLPGFITPAQAVCVMTGSGTLTTLQSGDSVTCVGNNTQIKTAAVVTGVTVNIGDGTTATTVSDPTFASIFLQFASNSAVRVFGNASVTSSSNDGIDVSGGGNNTITIDAGAVVASTPLGSASIGLANSSNNVVEIAGAVGSGALGAIGISIGAGAANNQVNILSSGLVKSGNVAAIDLSGAADGNVINNAGTISSVGTAITGSNSQDTIVNSGAISSSGVSTAVDLKDGSDVFELRAGSNVMGYVKAGNGLDTLRLGGTVNSTFDLATFGFTSQFQEFEVLEKTGSSAWTLTGTTMDAAALVVQAGTLIVNGTMANFGTVVTGGTLGGSGMIGSLTVVSGGTVAPGNLGQLVVNSNAAFQSGSTYAISVNAAGQSDKIAAVSATLTGGTVAVTTLAGAYNPSTQYTILSTTAGLTGSFAGVTVSGYNPQLFASSLSYDGFNVFLTLNYNNAAFLSIAQTQNQKEVAGALSAFGPNLPFLSSFAGQSDAQLRYNLDQLSGEAATGAQQGAFQFTSQFLGLMLDPFVSGRGTTSASDTALGFSPERAALPEDIALAYNKVLGAPPKAPTFAERWTAWGAAFGGTNRTSGDPVVIGSHDLSARAGGVAAGADYHVSRDAVVGFALSGGGTKWDLAQAIGGGKSDAVQAGVYTAVRNGPAYFAASLAVANHWMSTDRLAPFGNQLTAKFDAQTVGGRIEGGYRFATPIGGFTPYAAAQAQAFRTPTYTETDPAGSGFGLTYQGRTASHTRSELGARFDRATLVSPSAVLTLRARAAWAHDWVSDPTLVAAFQALPGASFIVNGATPAKDAALASAGAELKFSNGVALSAKFDGELAAHSTTYSGTASLRYTW; this comes from the coding sequence GTGCCTTGGAATGATTTGATCGCCCCGCGCAATATCGTTCGTGCAACGACGCGCCGGCGGCGCGCGCTTCTCTTGAGCACCACGATCGGTGCCCTGGGCAGCTCGCTGCCGGGGTTCATCACGCCGGCACAAGCGGTGTGTGTGATGACCGGGAGCGGCACGCTAACGACGCTTCAATCGGGCGATTCAGTTACCTGCGTCGGGAACAACACCCAGATCAAAACAGCAGCCGTGGTCACCGGCGTCACCGTCAACATCGGGGACGGCACCACCGCGACCACGGTGAGCGACCCCACCTTTGCGAGCATATTTCTTCAATTCGCATCCAACAGCGCAGTCAGGGTCTTCGGCAACGCGTCGGTCACATCCAGCAGCAACGACGGCATCGACGTGAGCGGTGGAGGCAACAACACCATAACGATCGATGCCGGGGCGGTGGTTGCATCGACACCCCTTGGCTCGGCGAGCATCGGCCTCGCCAATTCGAGCAACAACGTCGTCGAGATCGCCGGCGCGGTGGGAAGCGGCGCCCTCGGAGCTATCGGAATCAGCATCGGCGCTGGAGCGGCGAACAACCAGGTGAACATCTTGTCGAGCGGCCTCGTGAAGTCAGGCAATGTCGCTGCCATCGATCTCAGCGGCGCGGCTGACGGCAACGTCATCAACAATGCCGGCACGATCTCGAGCGTCGGCACAGCAATTACGGGCTCGAACAGTCAAGACACCATCGTCAATTCGGGCGCGATCAGCAGCAGCGGGGTCAGCACCGCTGTCGACCTCAAAGACGGGAGCGACGTCTTCGAACTGCGTGCCGGATCGAACGTCATGGGATATGTCAAAGCCGGCAACGGATTGGACACGCTGCGCCTGGGCGGGACTGTCAACAGTACTTTCGACCTCGCCACATTCGGCTTCACCAGCCAGTTCCAGGAATTCGAGGTTCTAGAAAAGACCGGCAGCTCCGCCTGGACGCTGACCGGAACCACGATGGACGCGGCCGCCTTGGTCGTCCAGGCCGGCACCCTCATCGTCAACGGCACGATGGCCAACTTCGGGACGGTCGTGACCGGCGGCACGCTCGGTGGCAGCGGCATGATCGGATCGCTCACCGTGGTGTCGGGCGGTACGGTCGCGCCCGGCAATCTCGGTCAGCTCGTCGTCAACAGCAATGCGGCGTTCCAGTCAGGGTCGACCTACGCGATCTCGGTCAATGCGGCCGGGCAATCAGACAAGATTGCCGCCGTGAGCGCGACGCTGACCGGCGGCACCGTCGCCGTCACCACACTTGCAGGCGCCTACAACCCCTCGACACAGTATACCATCCTCAGCACGACGGCTGGCCTCACCGGCAGCTTCGCGGGCGTGACCGTCAGCGGATACAATCCGCAGCTGTTCGCGTCCTCCCTCAGCTATGACGGATTCAACGTTTTCCTGACGCTCAACTACAACAACGCCGCGTTCCTCTCCATCGCACAGACGCAAAACCAAAAGGAAGTGGCCGGCGCGCTGAGCGCATTCGGCCCCAATCTGCCCTTCCTCTCGTCTTTCGCAGGGCAAAGCGACGCCCAGCTCCGCTACAATCTCGATCAGCTCTCAGGCGAAGCTGCCACCGGCGCGCAGCAGGGCGCGTTCCAGTTCACCAGCCAGTTCCTCGGCCTCATGCTCGATCCGTTCGTGAGCGGACGCGGTACCACGAGCGCCAGCGACACTGCGCTCGGCTTCAGCCCCGAGCGCGCCGCGCTGCCGGAGGATATTGCCCTCGCCTACAACAAGGTTCTGGGCGCCCCGCCGAAGGCGCCGACCTTTGCCGAGCGCTGGACCGCCTGGGGCGCGGCGTTCGGCGGCACCAATCGCACCAGCGGCGACCCGGTCGTGATCGGCAGCCACGACCTCAGCGCCCGCGCCGGCGGCGTAGCTGCCGGCGCCGACTATCATGTCAGCCGCGACGCGGTCGTCGGCTTCGCGCTCTCCGGCGGCGGCACCAAGTGGGATCTGGCGCAGGCGATCGGCGGTGGCAAGAGCGATGCGGTCCAGGCCGGCGTGTACACCGCGGTCCGCAACGGACCCGCCTATTTCGCCGCCTCTCTCGCCGTGGCCAATCATTGGATGTCGACGGATCGCCTGGCCCCGTTCGGCAACCAGCTCACCGCAAAGTTCGATGCTCAGACCGTCGGCGGCCGCATCGAGGGCGGCTATCGCTTCGCCACGCCGATCGGCGGCTTCACGCCCTACGCGGCTGCGCAGGCGCAGGCATTTCGCACGCCGACCTATACCGAGACTGATCCGGCCGGCAGCGGATTTGGCCTGACCTATCAGGGACGCACGGCCTCCCACACGAGGAGTGAGCTCGGCGCACGCTTCGACCGGGCGACGCTGGTCTCGCCGAGTGCGGTCCTGACGCTACGGGCTCGCGCCGCGTGGGCCCATGATTGGGTGAGCGATCCGACGCTCGTCGCCGCGTTCCAGGCCCTGCCCGGCGCCAGCTTCATCGTAAATGGCGCGACGCCGGCGAAAGACGCTGCCCTCGCATCCGCCGGTGCCGAGCTGAAATTTTCGAACGGTGTTGCCCTGTCGGCCAAGTTCGACGGCGAGCTCGCGGCTCACAGCACCACTTATTCCGGCACCGCGAGCCTGCGCTACACCTGGTAG